A region of Carassius auratus strain Wakin chromosome 41, ASM336829v1, whole genome shotgun sequence DNA encodes the following proteins:
- the LOC113059632 gene encoding tumor necrosis factor receptor superfamily member 4-like: protein MFHSQGQHLRKLLPCVLLSLIVGVMTEQRSVSSKRECSKDEYWNNGLCCDKCAPGYKLIRKCDSIMASQCEKCSEGTYLEKMNYFPNCFRCEKCTKRHAEVISPCTPQKNTVCGCQPGYYKRVFDQISWDCVPNKRTVSEAIRALLPKPSPSPMLGSGSGRVGSGSSL, encoded by the exons ATGTTTCACAGCCAAGGACAACATTTGAGGAAACTCCTGCCTTGTGTTTTGTTATCATTG ATCGTAGGCGTTATGACGGAGCAGCGCAGCGTCAGCAGCAAAAGGGAGTGTTCTAAAGACGAATACTGGAACAACGGGCTCTGCTGTGACAAATGTGCTCCAG GGTATAAATTGATAAGGAAATGCGATAGCATCATGGCATCGCAATGTGAGAAATGTTCGGAAGGGACATACCTAGAAAAGATGAACTATTTCCCAAACTGCTTCAGATGCGAGAAATGCACCAAGCGGC ATGCTGAGGTGATTTCACCATGTACACCCCAAAAAAACACAGTTTGTGGATGTCAGCCTGGATACTACAAAAGGGTCTTCGATCAAATTTCATGGGATTGTGTGCCCAATAAAAGGACTGTTTCTGAAGCTATTAGAGCTCTGCTACCCAAACCGAGCCCAAGCCCCATGTTGGGTTCAGGTTCAGGTCGGGTCGGGTCGGGCTCGAGTTTGTAG